One stretch of Campylobacter sp. CCS1377 DNA includes these proteins:
- a CDS encoding HAD family hydrolase, whose product MKRKALFLDRDGVINIDKKYVYKIEDFEFCDGIFELCRYFLQKDYLLFVATNQSGIARGYYTEDDFFKLCEFMLDEFAKENIKIEKIYHCPHLENCQCRKPKAGMLLKAKSEFDLDLENSIFIGDNLSDMQAGLNAKIGTLVLVNSEKKEGNFFKQFKNLKEILDFFKNKENK is encoded by the coding sequence ATGAAAAGAAAAGCATTATTTTTAGACAGAGATGGCGTTATAAATATTGATAAAAAATATGTCTATAAAATTGAAGATTTTGAATTTTGTGATGGAATTTTTGAGCTTTGTAGGTATTTTTTGCAAAAAGATTATTTGCTTTTTGTAGCAACAAATCAATCAGGCATAGCAAGAGGATATTATACAGAAGATGATTTTTTTAAGCTTTGTGAATTTATGCTTGATGAATTTGCCAAAGAGAATATAAAAATTGAAAAGATTTATCATTGTCCGCATTTAGAAAATTGCCAGTGCCGAAAACCAAAGGCTGGGATGCTTTTAAAAGCAAAGAGTGAATTTGATTTGGATTTAGAAAATTCTATTTTTATAGGTGATAATTTAAGCGATATGCAGGCAGGATTAAATGCAAAAATTGGTACTTTAGTCTTAGTAAATAGTGAAAAAAAAGAAGGGAATTTTTTCAAACAATTTAAAAATTTAAAAGAAATTTTAGATTTTTTCAAAAATAAGGAAAATAAATGA
- a CDS encoding c-type cytochrome codes for MKKLLVVSALACLGVSAYAADGATLFKKCAVCHGAKADKVYLNKVPALKTLTMQERLQYMKEYSEGKRNAYGQGAIMKINLKGLTEEDFKAIEAYIESL; via the coding sequence ATGAAAAAACTACTTGTAGTTTCAGCATTGGCATGTTTAGGAGTTTCAGCGTATGCTGCGGATGGTGCAACACTTTTTAAAAAATGTGCAGTTTGCCATGGTGCAAAAGCAGATAAAGTTTATTTAAATAAAGTTCCTGCACTAAAAACTCTAACTATGCAAGAAAGACTTCAATATATGAAAGAATATTCAGAAGGCAAAAGAAATGCTTATGGACAAGGTGCGATCATGAAAATCAATCTTAAAGGCTTAACTGAAGAAGATTTCAAAGCTATCGAAGCTTATATTGAATCTTTATAA
- the ccoS gene encoding cbb3-type cytochrome oxidase assembly protein CcoS produces MSGVLMMMIGVSIFVFFIILITLLWGIKNKQFDDDYKFTTLNDSEEALNDAIMLEKRKKESLRKKRLS; encoded by the coding sequence ATGAGTGGTGTTTTAATGATGATGATAGGGGTTTCGATTTTTGTTTTTTTTATTATTTTAATTACTTTGCTTTGGGGTATTAAAAATAAGCAATTTGATGATGATTATAAATTTACAACGCTTAATGATAGCGAAGAAGCTTTAAATGATGCGATAATGCTAGAAAAGCGTAAAAAAGAGAGTTTAAGAAAGAAAAGGCTTTCTTAG
- a CDS encoding heavy metal translocating P-type ATPase metal-binding domain-containing protein — translation MKCSHCKLDFKKEELFEKNGNFFCCKGCESVYEILNEKGLDEFYEKLGKQTLTPVNFTSEEKNYNEFIKTNLEGFCEIYLMIHKIHCSACVWLNEKILIKEAGIMEVDINLLTHKARIVFDKDKINLEKIIHLIQSIGYDASAFDPLKNDKKSNALKREFYSKLIVAIACVMNIMWIAVAKYAGFFSGMDRDIKDILNFAEFILCSPVLFYTGSSFYRSAYYAIKNKQLNMDTLVISGATLAYIYSIWAMFSRLSEVYFDSVTMIICFVFVGKYLEILTKKRASDTIDGLNDFLGGEVLVFDGVKFISKKPQEVMIGDIIEVKTGDKILIDGSCIEGEASFDKSSLSGESEPVLIKRGDEVVSASILLDGMIKYVAKKTYEDSKLNKIISLLELASSKKAKIESLVNSISAYFSRTILTLSLICFLFWFFYQKVGFENALINAIAVLIIACPCALALATPVCNLIALFKALKFKVLFKSASVIEDLSKCDMVVFDKTGVLTKSQFEISKIILDENLDKKELLAFVRLSKHPICHSVMCYLEQEKIKDKKMDFKNIKNIQAKGLSANCENEEFLGGNLKFMKENGIECEELLNSHFYFAKNKKILALFEFKAILREGAKETIEYLNHKKINLMILSGDNEYAVKKVADELGIQNYRANCLPETKMQEVEKLSLNHKVLFVGDGVNDALALKFAAVSASLKEGSDLAIESSDILLLDNNLKALQESVRLSKKTFRIIKENLIFSLFYNALTIPLAFFGLINPLIAALSMSFSSIIVILNALRINK, via the coding sequence ATGAAGTGCTCTCATTGTAAATTAGATTTTAAAAAAGAAGAATTATTTGAAAAAAACGGTAATTTTTTTTGTTGTAAGGGTTGCGAAAGTGTTTATGAAATTTTAAATGAGAAAGGTTTAGATGAGTTTTATGAAAAACTTGGAAAACAAACTTTAACTCCGGTAAATTTTACTTCAGAGGAAAAAAATTACAATGAATTTATCAAAACAAATTTGGAAGGTTTTTGTGAAATTTATTTAATGATACACAAAATTCACTGTTCTGCTTGCGTATGGCTTAATGAGAAAATTCTTATAAAAGAAGCTGGGATTATGGAAGTGGATATTAACTTACTTACTCATAAAGCCCGCATTGTTTTTGATAAAGATAAGATTAATTTAGAAAAAATCATTCATTTAATCCAAAGCATAGGCTATGATGCAAGTGCTTTTGATCCTTTGAAAAATGACAAAAAAAGTAATGCTTTAAAGAGAGAATTTTATTCCAAACTCATTGTTGCTATAGCTTGCGTGATGAATATCATGTGGATAGCAGTGGCTAAATATGCGGGATTTTTTAGCGGTATGGATAGGGATATTAAGGATATTTTAAATTTTGCTGAATTTATACTTTGTTCTCCGGTACTTTTTTATACAGGATCAAGTTTTTATCGTAGTGCGTATTATGCAATTAAAAATAAACAACTTAATATGGATACCTTGGTGATTTCTGGCGCAACTTTAGCTTATATTTACTCTATTTGGGCAATGTTTTCAAGGCTTTCTGAGGTGTATTTTGACTCTGTTACAATGATTATTTGCTTTGTATTTGTAGGAAAATATCTTGAGATTTTAACCAAAAAACGCGCAAGCGATACGATTGATGGCTTGAATGATTTTTTAGGTGGGGAAGTTTTGGTTTTTGATGGGGTAAAATTTATTTCTAAAAAACCTCAAGAAGTGATGATAGGTGATATCATCGAGGTTAAAACTGGAGATAAAATTTTAATCGATGGAAGTTGTATTGAGGGAGAAGCAAGTTTTGATAAGTCAAGTTTGAGCGGAGAAAGTGAGCCAGTGCTTATCAAACGAGGCGATGAGGTGGTATCTGCTAGTATCTTGCTTGATGGAATGATAAAATATGTTGCCAAAAAAACTTATGAAGATTCTAAGCTTAATAAAATCATTTCTCTGCTTGAGTTAGCAAGCTCTAAAAAAGCTAAGATCGAAAGTCTTGTAAATTCTATCAGTGCTTATTTTTCACGGACTATTTTGACTTTGTCTTTAATTTGTTTTTTATTTTGGTTTTTTTATCAAAAAGTTGGTTTTGAAAATGCACTTATTAATGCCATTGCGGTTTTAATCATTGCTTGTCCTTGCGCCTTAGCTTTGGCAACTCCAGTTTGTAATCTTATTGCCTTGTTTAAAGCTTTGAAATTTAAAGTTTTATTTAAAAGTGCTAGTGTGATTGAAGATCTTTCAAAATGCGATATGGTAGTATTTGACAAAACAGGTGTTTTAACAAAAAGTCAGTTTGAAATTTCAAAAATTATTTTAGATGAGAATTTAGATAAGAAAGAATTATTGGCTTTTGTGAGACTTTCTAAACATCCTATTTGCCATAGTGTGATGTGTTATTTGGAACAAGAAAAAATTAAAGATAAAAAAATGGATTTTAAAAATATTAAAAATATCCAAGCCAAGGGCTTGAGTGCAAATTGTGAAAATGAGGAATTTTTGGGTGGAAATTTAAAATTCATGAAAGAAAATGGCATAGAATGTGAGGAATTATTGAATTCTCATTTTTATTTTGCTAAAAATAAAAAAATTCTTGCTTTATTTGAATTTAAGGCTATATTAAGAGAAGGTGCGAAGGAAACTATAGAATATTTAAATCATAAAAAAATCAATCTTATGATTTTAAGCGGGGATAATGAATATGCGGTAAAAAAAGTTGCAGATGAGTTAGGAATTCAAAATTATAGAGCGAATTGTTTACCAGAAACTAAAATGCAAGAAGTGGAAAAATTAAGTTTAAATCATAAGGTTTTGTTTGTGGGAGACGGGGTAAATGATGCTTTAGCTTTGAAATTTGCTGCTGTATCGGCAAGCTTGAAAGAGGGTAGTGATTTGGCCATTGAAAGCAGTGATATACTTTTACTTGATAATAACTTAAAGGCTTTGCAAGAAAGCGTGAGATTATCCAAAAAAACTTTTAGAATTATCAAAGAGAATTTGATTTTTTCTTTATTTTATAATGCACTTACCATTCCTTTGGCTTTTTTTGGACTTATAAATCCTCTAATAGCGGCACTTTCTATGTCTTTTAGTAGTATAATAGTGATTTTAAATGCTTTAAGGATTAATAAATGA